A section of the Metabacillus endolithicus genome encodes:
- a CDS encoding YtzH-like family protein translates to MPIQYQDQVNLLKDILSDHQSECCGTVAECEQLERVIKSLMVHSNTNQQSMELLEDIYNYSQTGKYSASLDQHIESHQNQLSQWINDIDTYS, encoded by the coding sequence TTGCCAATTCAATACCAGGATCAGGTAAACTTATTAAAAGATATTTTATCAGATCATCAAAGTGAATGCTGTGGAACTGTAGCAGAGTGTGAACAGCTAGAAAGAGTCATTAAATCTCTTATGGTTCATTCAAATACGAATCAACAATCAATGGAACTGCTTGAAGATATATATAACTATAGCCAAACGGGCAAATATTCAGCATCATTAGATCAACATATTGAATCACATCAAAATCAATTATCACAATGGATTAATGATATTGATACCTATTCTTAA
- the pepV gene encoding dipeptidase PepV encodes MNWNEEVEKRRESLIKDTQEFLQIKSVLDEDSITSDAPFGEGIHKAFSHLLHLGEEAGFTTKNVDGYAGHIELKGNGEEVVGILCHVDVVPEGDGWTSEPYGAEIRDGKIFARGAMDDKGPTIAAFYAMKIVKDLQLPLSKNVRMIIGTDEESEWRCVDHYFKHEKMPELGFAPDADFPIIFAEKGIIDLTIEQNGSFTDLPSDIVLHSFESGRRYNMVPDFAKAVLSSHHNNEIMKQFESFIHDKNISGQATIEEQTISLTVEGVSAHAMEPNNGTNAGILLAEFLHNLNLDQKGENYIQAIVHYFLDDTRGHKLNIAFSDEVSGELTVNLGVMKYTKDQLGKFGVNIRYPVSGNAEIIKTEINHVEGFTLVSFDDSKPHYVEENHPLIQTLKKVYEEQTGENAELIAIGGGTYARSLEAGVAFGPLFPGRPDVAHQKDEYIDIEDLLKATAIYAQAIYELAK; translated from the coding sequence ATGAATTGGAACGAAGAAGTTGAGAAAAGAAGAGAGAGTCTTATAAAAGATACACAGGAATTTTTACAGATTAAAAGTGTATTGGATGAAGACTCTATAACAAGTGATGCTCCGTTTGGAGAAGGAATTCACAAGGCATTTTCTCATCTCTTACATTTAGGAGAAGAAGCTGGCTTTACTACTAAAAATGTTGATGGCTATGCAGGTCATATTGAATTAAAAGGAAATGGTGAAGAGGTTGTAGGAATATTATGTCATGTTGATGTTGTTCCAGAAGGTGATGGCTGGACAAGTGAACCTTATGGTGCAGAGATTCGTGATGGGAAAATTTTTGCAAGAGGTGCGATGGATGATAAGGGTCCAACAATTGCAGCATTTTATGCGATGAAAATTGTGAAAGATTTGCAATTACCGTTAAGTAAAAATGTTCGCATGATTATCGGAACAGATGAGGAAAGTGAATGGCGCTGTGTTGATCATTACTTTAAGCATGAGAAGATGCCAGAGTTAGGCTTTGCCCCTGATGCGGATTTTCCGATTATTTTTGCTGAAAAAGGAATTATTGATTTAACGATCGAACAAAATGGATCTTTCACTGATTTACCATCAGATATTGTTCTTCATTCCTTTGAGTCTGGGAGAAGATATAATATGGTTCCAGACTTTGCTAAAGCTGTTTTATCATCTCATCATAACAATGAAATCATGAAACAATTTGAATCATTTATTCATGACAAAAATATAAGTGGACAGGCTACGATTGAAGAGCAAACGATAAGTTTAACTGTTGAAGGTGTCTCAGCACATGCAATGGAGCCTAACAATGGTACGAATGCGGGCATTTTGTTAGCTGAATTTTTACATAATCTGAATCTTGATCAAAAAGGCGAAAATTATATACAAGCGATTGTTCATTATTTCTTAGATGACACGCGCGGTCATAAGCTCAACATAGCATTTTCTGATGAAGTTAGCGGGGAACTAACAGTTAATCTTGGTGTGATGAAATACACTAAAGACCAGCTAGGCAAATTTGGAGTAAATATACGTTATCCTGTTTCAGGAAATGCTGAAATAATAAAAACTGAAATAAACCATGTAGAAGGCTTTACATTAGTATCATTTGATGACTCGAAACCACACTATGTGGAGGAAAATCATCCCCTTATTCAAACGTTGAAAAAAGTGTATGAAGAACAAACCGGAGAAAATGCGGAGCTTATAGCGATTGGTGGAGGAACTTATGCGAGATCATTAGAAGCTGGTGTTGCTTTTGGACCTTTATTTCCAGGTAGACCAGATGTTGCTCACCAAAAGGATGAATATATTGACATTGAAGATTTGCTGAAAGCAACAGCCATTTATGCACAAGCAATATATGAATTAGCAAAATAA
- a CDS encoding M42 family metallopeptidase, translated as MNQETLELFKTLTELPGAPGNEHQVRAFMKSQLEPISDEIVQDKLGGIFGVRKGEENDPTIMVAGHMDEVGFMVTAITDNGMLRFQPLGGWWSQVLLAQRVQIITDNGPVNGVIGSIPPHLLSESQRAKPMDMKNMLIDIGADNREDAKKIGIKPGQQIVPICPFTPMANPKKILAKAWDNRYGCGLAIELLKELKDDKLPNTLYSGATVQEEVGLRGAQTAANMIKPDLFFALDAGPANDMSGDKKEFGHIGKGAVLRIYDRSMVTHRGMREFVLDTAETNKIPYQYFVSQGGTDAGRVHVSNQGVPSTVIGVSSRYIHTSGSILHVDDYAAAKELLIRLVKQCDATTVTTIKENS; from the coding sequence ATGAATCAAGAAACATTAGAGTTGTTTAAAACATTAACAGAGCTGCCAGGTGCACCAGGGAATGAGCATCAAGTACGTGCATTTATGAAAAGTCAATTAGAGCCAATATCAGATGAAATTGTTCAGGATAAATTAGGTGGAATCTTTGGGGTTCGAAAAGGCGAGGAAAACGATCCAACGATTATGGTAGCTGGACATATGGATGAAGTAGGATTTATGGTTACTGCTATAACAGATAATGGGATGCTGCGTTTTCAGCCGTTAGGTGGATGGTGGAGTCAGGTACTTCTTGCGCAAAGAGTACAGATTATTACAGACAATGGACCTGTTAATGGGGTTATAGGCTCGATACCACCTCATTTGTTGAGTGAAAGTCAGCGCGCAAAACCAATGGACATGAAGAACATGCTTATTGACATTGGGGCAGATAATCGTGAAGATGCAAAGAAAATTGGAATCAAACCAGGACAACAAATTGTCCCTATTTGTCCATTTACACCTATGGCAAACCCTAAGAAAATTTTAGCCAAAGCTTGGGATAATCGCTATGGATGTGGACTTGCAATTGAATTATTAAAAGAGTTAAAAGATGATAAGCTGCCAAATACATTATATTCAGGTGCCACAGTACAGGAAGAGGTTGGATTAAGAGGTGCGCAAACAGCCGCAAATATGATCAAACCAGATTTGTTTTTCGCATTAGATGCTGGTCCGGCAAATGATATGAGTGGAGATAAAAAAGAGTTTGGTCATATTGGTAAGGGAGCAGTTTTGCGAATTTATGACAGGTCGATGGTTACACATCGTGGAATGAGGGAGTTTGTTCTCGATACAGCAGAAACAAATAAGATCCCTTATCAATATTTTGTTTCTCAAGGGGGAACAGATGCAGGTCGGGTACATGTATCAAATCAAGGTGTTCCTTCGACTGTAATTGGAGTAAGCTCCCGCTATATCCATACTTCTGGATCTATTCTTCATGTTGATGATTATGCAGCAGCAAAAGAGCTTCTCATACGGTTAGTTAAACAATGTGATGCAACAACGGTTACAACAATAAAAGAGAATTCCTAA
- a CDS encoding DUF84 family protein: MRIAIGTKNPTKVNAVKGAFAKHVNAEFISTNVSSNVSAQPITDHETLTGAMNRAKNALEAEGSDSDLGVGLEGGLVKTDFGYFLCNWGAVAAPKSQPIIAGGARIMIPDEIGDLVFSGRELGDVMDDYVKKNNVRQNEGAIGVFTNGLVDRTKMFQELSSLLIGQYLYQQKHK; the protein is encoded by the coding sequence GTGAGAATAGCAATTGGAACAAAAAATCCGACAAAAGTAAATGCTGTAAAAGGGGCCTTTGCTAAACATGTAAATGCGGAATTTATATCAACAAATGTTTCATCAAATGTTTCTGCACAGCCTATAACTGATCACGAAACGTTAACAGGTGCTATGAACCGAGCGAAAAATGCTCTCGAGGCTGAAGGTTCAGACTCAGATCTTGGGGTAGGTTTAGAAGGTGGCCTGGTAAAAACAGATTTTGGTTATTTTTTATGTAATTGGGGAGCAGTTGCTGCACCCAAGTCACAACCAATTATTGCAGGTGGGGCTAGAATTATGATTCCTGATGAAATAGGTGATCTTGTTTTTAGTGGACGTGAATTAGGTGATGTAATGGACGATTATGTAAAGAAAAACAACGTTCGCCAAAATGAAGGGGCAATTGGAGTCTTTACAAATGGACTTGTAGATCGCACAAAAATGTTCCAAGAACTTTCAAGTCTTCTTATCGGTCAATATTTATATCAACAGAAACATAAATAA
- a CDS encoding LrgB family protein — MTFLIGLFFILITLLIFSLMRRLYTKFSHPILVPIFTSSLIIVIILLIAKISYSSYMIGGQWIEHLLGPAVVAFAIPLFDHREILKRNILSIFTSVFIGALIGVCSGIIMSLLTNVDEKLLRSLAPKSVTTPIAMDISEMVGGTPTLAAVYVMIAGISGAMFGPYLMNLFKIKQPISRGIGFGTASHGIGTARALEMGTVEGAISSISMTLSAIFTSILCPILLSLFL, encoded by the coding sequence ATGACATTTTTAATAGGGTTATTTTTTATTTTGATAACTTTACTTATTTTTAGTCTTATGAGGAGACTCTACACGAAATTTTCGCACCCGATTTTAGTACCAATCTTTACGTCCAGCCTGATTATTGTCATTATTCTTCTTATAGCTAAAATATCTTATAGCTCATATATGATTGGTGGTCAATGGATTGAGCATCTATTGGGTCCTGCGGTTGTTGCTTTTGCAATTCCACTTTTTGATCATCGGGAGATTTTAAAGCGTAACATATTAAGTATTTTTACTAGTGTTTTCATTGGTGCGCTAATTGGTGTGTGTAGTGGTATTATCATGAGTCTGCTAACTAATGTAGACGAAAAACTATTGCGTTCGTTAGCACCTAAATCTGTTACGACCCCAATAGCTATGGACATAAGTGAGATGGTGGGAGGAACGCCGACTCTTGCAGCTGTTTATGTAATGATTGCTGGAATTTCCGGAGCAATGTTTGGACCTTACTTGATGAATTTGTTTAAAATAAAACAACCAATCTCAAGGGGAATAGGCTTTGGGACTGCTTCACATGGGATTGGAACGGCAAGAGCATTAGAGATGGGAACTGTTGAAGGAGCCATAAGCTCAATTTCAATGACGCTAAGTGCAATATTTACTAGCATTCTTTGTCCAATACTTTTATCCTTATTTTTATAA
- the thpR gene encoding RNA 2',3'-cyclic phosphodiesterase: MKKHYFIAVPIEEHHQQLIQNWITTYKNKLPFQSWVHPNDYHITLAFLGDVGEDEKLELLVDKIKQTVQFVPQYELFLKGIDVFGKPDFPRIFWAGLKESTNLQQFQKQVFDRCQEVGFQLDKKPFRPHITLARKWKSEEPFRKWSQLDHAFEGSSSHFKVEKIHLYQTNLNKIPKYEVVETFLLQTLESVRE, encoded by the coding sequence ATGAAAAAACATTATTTTATTGCTGTACCTATTGAAGAACATCATCAACAGCTTATTCAAAATTGGATTACAACCTATAAAAATAAATTGCCCTTTCAATCATGGGTCCATCCAAATGATTATCATATTACATTAGCTTTTTTAGGTGATGTAGGGGAAGATGAGAAATTAGAGTTATTAGTCGACAAAATCAAACAGACTGTTCAATTTGTTCCACAATATGAATTGTTTTTAAAAGGAATCGACGTTTTTGGTAAGCCTGATTTTCCAAGAATTTTTTGGGCAGGTTTAAAAGAATCAACGAATCTACAGCAGTTCCAAAAACAAGTGTTTGACAGATGTCAAGAAGTGGGGTTTCAGCTTGATAAAAAGCCTTTTCGTCCACACATTACGTTAGCTAGAAAATGGAAGTCAGAAGAGCCTTTTAGAAAATGGTCACAACTGGATCATGCTTTTGAAGGAAGTTCATCTCATTTTAAAGTGGAGAAAATTCATCTGTATCAAACAAATTTGAATAAAATTCCAAAGTATGAGGTGGTTGAAACATTTCTTTTGCAAACTTTGGAGAGTGTAAGAGAATGA
- a CDS encoding acylglycerol kinase family protein codes for MSVLFLIIHRESGYGRGSKIWKKVKKELEKRKVSFRSFYTEYPGHAEALARQIATIQDYRLKTVIGIGGEGTINEIVNGLSSFDKIQMGFIYTGSRNKSLTNFSLSSDPKKAIKHLFQRWNAPLKGYYLGEYRVEGKSGKNYFFNRVGIGLDASILSQEKMVVKTKSDLPILGHVRFIVGIIKGIMEL; via the coding sequence ATGAGTGTATTATTTTTGATTATTCACCGGGAATCTGGTTATGGTAGAGGAAGTAAAATATGGAAAAAAGTTAAGAAAGAACTTGAAAAAAGAAAAGTATCTTTTCGTTCTTTCTATACAGAATATCCTGGACATGCGGAGGCTCTTGCCAGACAAATTGCCACAATCCAAGACTACCGTCTAAAAACTGTTATTGGGATAGGTGGAGAAGGCACAATTAACGAAATTGTAAACGGTTTAAGTTCATTTGATAAAATACAGATGGGCTTTATTTATACAGGAAGTAGAAATAAATCATTGACCAATTTCTCTTTATCCTCTGATCCCAAAAAAGCTATAAAACATTTATTTCAACGCTGGAACGCACCTTTAAAAGGATATTATTTAGGGGAATATCGTGTTGAAGGAAAGAGTGGGAAGAATTATTTCTTCAATCGTGTAGGTATAGGTCTAGACGCCAGCATACTGAGTCAAGAAAAAATGGTGGTAAAGACAAAGTCAGATTTGCCCATTTTAGGGCATGTCAGGTTTATTGTCGGGATTATTAAAGGTATTATGGAATTATGA
- a CDS encoding CidA/LrgA family protein: protein MKYVKLILQITCLYGIYSIGEGIRALIKLPIPGSLIGMVLLFLAFHFKLIKRNWFSSGGSFLLKNLPILFIPATVGIIDYLNIFKGFGIITLFIAFSSTMIVMVASAYISDVLLAKGKKVHKEKELSL from the coding sequence ATGAAATACGTTAAGCTGATTCTTCAAATTACTTGTCTATATGGAATTTATAGTATAGGTGAAGGAATACGGGCACTTATTAAACTTCCCATTCCAGGAAGCTTGATTGGAATGGTTTTATTATTTCTTGCTTTCCATTTTAAATTGATTAAAAGGAATTGGTTTTCTTCCGGGGGATCATTTCTTTTGAAAAATTTGCCGATATTATTTATTCCTGCAACTGTGGGAATTATTGATTATCTTAATATATTTAAAGGATTTGGCATTATTACCTTATTCATTGCATTTAGCAGTACGATGATCGTTATGGTGGCTTCAGCTTATATAAGTGATGTTCTTTTGGCAAAAGGGAAGAAAGTTCATAAAGAAAAGGAGCTATCTTTATGA
- a CDS encoding phosphotransferase family protein → MNWLEQVLGSEWKITPAGGATGDAYFATKEGQELFLKRNSSPFLAVLSAEGIVPKLVWTKRMENGDVITAQHRLIGRELKPKEMNGQNVAELLHKIHRSKELLDMLRRLGKQPLTPNSIIEDIWQAVAFEGFDIPEITEAIELLVKQLPNVQCNDQVVCHCDVNHNNWLLSEDNQLYLVDWDGAMIADPAIDIGILLYWYIDEADWTEWLLSYGLELDEHLTTRIYWYVLLQALTSFLWYHAKENEKEKQNWVEHIRIILDKIKNR, encoded by the coding sequence GTGAACTGGTTGGAACAAGTATTAGGTAGCGAGTGGAAAATTACACCTGCTGGAGGAGCAACAGGAGATGCATATTTTGCAACAAAAGAAGGGCAGGAGCTTTTTTTAAAGCGAAACAGTTCTCCATTTTTAGCCGTACTCTCTGCAGAAGGCATCGTTCCAAAATTAGTGTGGACAAAGCGGATGGAAAACGGTGATGTGATTACAGCACAACACCGCCTAATTGGCCGCGAGCTAAAGCCAAAGGAAATGAATGGGCAAAATGTTGCTGAATTGTTGCATAAAATTCATCGTTCAAAAGAGCTTTTAGATATGCTGCGAAGATTAGGAAAGCAACCGCTCACTCCAAACTCCATAATTGAAGATATTTGGCAAGCAGTTGCTTTTGAAGGATTCGATATTCCTGAAATTACTGAAGCTATAGAGCTCTTAGTTAAACAATTGCCAAATGTTCAATGTAATGACCAAGTTGTGTGCCATTGTGATGTGAACCATAATAACTGGCTTCTATCTGAGGATAATCAATTATATTTAGTTGATTGGGATGGAGCTATGATTGCTGATCCTGCTATTGATATAGGCATTTTACTTTACTGGTATATCGATGAAGCTGATTGGACAGAATGGCTTTTATCATACGGTTTGGAGCTGGACGAGCACCTAACAACCAGAATTTATTGGTATGTGCTATTGCAAGCTTTAACCTCTTTTTTATGGTACCATGCAAAAGAAAACGAAAAAGAAAAGCAAAACTGGGTTGAGCATATCAGAATCATACTTGATAAAATAAAAAACCGTTAA
- a CDS encoding nuclease-related domain-containing protein yields the protein MAQIIKLFDYISRYELDAYRYPSQFIRLKKQQWEKVFQAWENNMFHTVMKVSETPDNQREEEDEKSTFIKKFKKRFSKVEQEQQMIKPLVNDSALDDDELQFQFTTIPKTHEDLKHLFLDYIFRFQIRWASSTIREKSSVDHAIYRDQLLPYFVKRLPDHYLLLYRPVFKLKNAPVELDIILIGTTEIYCLTIVEQLPETVFIGSKEKFWTARRGEAERKLLNPVLSLNRTGTVVKKLIRSQDIDISVKKLIISRNGYVDYPFAPHDITILDKRNYEEWFQRLRTSSAPLKHTQLKAAQVLLSHCLTNSFNRSEWNETT from the coding sequence TTGGCGCAAATCATTAAGCTTTTTGATTATATATCCCGCTATGAATTAGATGCTTATCGTTACCCAAGTCAATTCATACGGTTAAAGAAACAGCAATGGGAAAAGGTATTTCAGGCCTGGGAGAATAACATGTTCCATACAGTTATGAAGGTAAGTGAAACGCCTGATAACCAACGTGAAGAAGAAGATGAGAAATCTACTTTTATAAAGAAATTTAAAAAAAGGTTTTCAAAGGTAGAACAAGAGCAACAAATGATTAAACCTTTAGTAAATGATTCGGCTTTAGATGATGATGAATTACAGTTTCAATTTACGACCATTCCAAAGACACATGAGGACTTAAAGCATTTATTTTTAGATTATATTTTTCGTTTTCAAATTCGATGGGCAAGTTCAACAATTCGTGAGAAATCCTCTGTTGATCATGCTATTTATCGAGATCAGTTATTGCCTTATTTTGTGAAACGTCTTCCCGATCATTATTTACTACTTTATCGTCCTGTTTTTAAATTGAAAAATGCACCAGTAGAATTGGATATTATCTTAATTGGAACAACGGAAATTTATTGTTTAACAATTGTAGAACAATTACCTGAAACTGTTTTTATCGGGTCAAAGGAGAAATTTTGGACAGCACGAAGAGGGGAAGCTGAACGCAAGTTATTAAATCCTGTGCTTAGTTTAAATCGAACGGGTACGGTTGTAAAAAAATTAATTCGTTCACAAGATATTGATATTTCAGTTAAAAAATTAATTATAAGTCGCAACGGTTATGTTGACTATCCCTTTGCTCCACATGATATTACGATTTTAGATAAGAGAAATTATGAAGAATGGTTTCAAAGGCTAAGAACCTCATCAGCGCCTTTAAAGCACACTCAGTTAAAAGCAGCACAAGTTCTCTTATCCCACTGTTTAACCAACTCATTTAACCGAAGCGAATGGAATGAAACAACATAA
- a CDS encoding PepSY domain-containing protein, which translates to MKSKYFLLGLGLGIAGTYLVKDQLKSSKISSEKALEIVKKAFKEKGSIDGSWIYTVPENFSTDHLSYEVYKAGVSRTVQDQLEQYEAFVDTNSGTIVHVEKIN; encoded by the coding sequence ATGAAAAGCAAATATTTTTTACTTGGCTTAGGCTTAGGTATTGCCGGGACGTATTTAGTAAAAGACCAATTAAAATCAAGCAAAATTTCATCTGAAAAAGCACTTGAAATCGTGAAAAAAGCCTTTAAGGAAAAAGGATCCATTGATGGGTCTTGGATTTATACAGTTCCAGAAAACTTCTCAACTGACCATTTGTCTTATGAAGTTTATAAAGCAGGTGTGTCTCGAACTGTACAGGATCAATTAGAGCAGTATGAGGCTTTTGTTGACACAAACAGCGGAACAATTGTTCATGTTGAAAAAATTAACTAA
- the trmB gene encoding tRNA (guanosine(46)-N7)-methyltransferase TrmB → MRLRNKPWAGEFIAEHSDYAISNPENYKGKWHEVFGNQNPIHIEVGTGKGQFLAGMSQQNPNINYIGIELFDSVIVAAIQKAVDKQLSNFKLLNVNAKNLTEYFDQGEIDRVYLNFSDPWPKVRHAKRRLTYKSFLQMYENVLVKGGEIHFKTDNQGLFEYSLISFSEYGLRLKYISLDLHKSDFEGNVMTEYEEKFSEKGQRIYRVEAKYMNE, encoded by the coding sequence ATGCGTTTACGTAATAAACCTTGGGCTGGTGAATTTATTGCTGAGCATTCTGACTATGCTATTTCAAACCCTGAAAATTATAAAGGGAAATGGCATGAAGTGTTCGGTAATCAAAACCCAATTCATATAGAAGTAGGAACAGGGAAAGGGCAATTTCTAGCAGGAATGTCTCAACAAAACCCTAACATTAATTATATTGGCATAGAGCTATTTGATAGTGTTATTGTGGCTGCAATTCAAAAAGCAGTTGATAAGCAACTTTCAAATTTTAAGTTGCTTAACGTGAATGCAAAAAATTTAACAGAGTATTTTGATCAAGGAGAAATAGATCGTGTCTACTTGAATTTTTCTGATCCATGGCCAAAAGTACGTCATGCAAAGCGACGTCTTACTTATAAGAGTTTTTTACAAATGTATGAGAATGTGCTTGTAAAAGGTGGAGAAATCCATTTTAAAACAGACAACCAGGGATTATTTGAGTATTCTCTTATTAGTTTTTCAGAATATGGACTTCGATTAAAATATATTAGCCTTGATCTTCATAAAAGCGACTTTGAAGGAAATGTTATGACCGAATATGAAGAGAAATTTTCTGAAAAAGGTCAACGTATTTATCGTGTAGAAGCTAAGTATATGAATGAATAA
- a CDS encoding alpha/beta fold hydrolase, with the protein MVLCACGKKYKVPLFLVYSLVNQPFILDMAPGNSAIENFTRNGFEVYLLDFGIPGYEDKDIAASDYVVDYIQKGVRRALRHSGAEEVTIIGYCLGGTLATMYATIADEPIRNLILNVSPIDFETVPFFEELANASKEGKLDVSELLDTIGFISGNSMKAAMRMVTNPIYFSPYLSLLNKAYDDEYVKKWKRLKKWTDGHIPFTGAAMRELMQELGKENKLINGGLMIRGKEANLANITANLLVISTDFDRLVLKEQNIRVIDFVSSKDKTFKLENGGHTTRANDKDLPPFLANWLPQRSDLI; encoded by the coding sequence ATGGTACTATGCGCCTGCGGAAAAAAATATAAGGTACCTTTATTTCTCGTTTATTCATTAGTTAATCAGCCGTTTATTTTAGACATGGCACCTGGTAACAGTGCCATTGAAAATTTCACACGAAATGGCTTTGAAGTGTATTTATTAGATTTTGGTATCCCAGGATATGAAGACAAAGACATTGCTGCGAGTGACTATGTTGTTGATTATATTCAAAAAGGTGTTCGACGAGCATTAAGACATTCAGGTGCTGAAGAAGTTACAATCATTGGCTATTGCTTAGGTGGTACTCTTGCAACCATGTATGCCACAATTGCCGACGAACCAATTCGCAACTTGATTTTAAATGTATCGCCAATCGATTTTGAAACAGTTCCTTTTTTTGAGGAACTAGCTAATGCAAGTAAAGAAGGTAAACTTGATGTGAGTGAGCTGCTCGATACAATCGGCTTTATTTCCGGAAATTCTATGAAAGCAGCCATGAGGATGGTGACAAACCCCATCTATTTTAGTCCTTACTTATCATTACTGAATAAAGCATATGATGATGAATATGTAAAAAAATGGAAGAGGCTAAAAAAATGGACAGATGGACATATCCCATTTACAGGTGCTGCAATGAGGGAGTTAATGCAGGAATTAGGAAAAGAAAACAAATTGATTAATGGCGGATTAATGATTCGTGGCAAAGAGGCAAACTTAGCTAATATTACTGCTAATCTTCTTGTTATATCAACTGATTTTGACAGACTTGTATTAAAAGAGCAAAATATTCGTGTCATTGACTTTGTTTCAAGTAAAGATAAAACCTTTAAATTAGAGAATGGAGGCCATACAACTCGGGCAAATGATAAAGATTTACCCCCTTTCTTAGCCAACTGGCTCCCTCAACGTTCTGACCTTATTTAA
- a CDS encoding YtnP family quorum-quenching lactonase yields METFQIGQTKMTWLKGGVTFLDGGAMFGVVPKPLWSKKYPVNENNQIELRTDPILIQKDGLHILIESGIGAGKFSEKQLRNYGIQEESSVEESLEQLGLTTNDIDYVLMTHMHFDHACGLTKWENGQLTSVFPKAKIITSTTEWEEMRNPNIRSKNTYWQENWEPIQEQVETFQSSLLIEEGITMYHTGGHSDGHSIIVIQDGGETIVHMADLMPTHAHKNPLWVLAYDDYPMTSIEKKQTWLDFAGNKNAWFTFYHDAFYRSIKWNEQGEIIGKLDRVRTS; encoded by the coding sequence ATGGAAACATTTCAAATTGGTCAAACGAAGATGACATGGTTAAAGGGTGGAGTAACTTTTCTTGATGGTGGGGCAATGTTTGGGGTGGTCCCAAAGCCGTTATGGTCTAAAAAATATCCTGTTAATGAAAATAATCAAATTGAACTTCGAACAGATCCAATTTTGATTCAAAAAGATGGGTTACATATTTTAATTGAATCTGGAATTGGTGCAGGAAAGTTTAGTGAAAAGCAGCTTCGAAATTATGGAATTCAGGAAGAGTCTTCTGTTGAAGAGAGCCTAGAACAATTGGGCCTAACAACAAATGATATAGACTATGTATTAATGACTCATATGCATTTTGATCATGCTTGCGGTCTCACGAAATGGGAGAATGGGCAATTAACATCGGTATTTCCTAAAGCGAAGATTATTACTTCAACTACTGAGTGGGAAGAAATGAGAAATCCAAATATACGATCAAAAAATACTTATTGGCAAGAAAATTGGGAGCCAATTCAAGAACAGGTTGAAACGTTTCAATCATCTTTATTAATTGAAGAAGGAATTACTATGTACCACACTGGTGGACATAGTGATGGTCATAGTATTATTGTTATTCAAGACGGGGGAGAAACAATCGTTCATATGGCTGACTTAATGCCAACACATGCTCATAAAAACCCTCTTTGGGTTCTTGCATATGATGACTACCCTATGACTTCAATAGAAAAGAAACAAACATGGTTGGATTTTGCTGGAAATAAAAATGCCTGGTTTACCTTTTATCATGATGCATTTTACCGGAGCATAAAGTGGAATGAACAGGGTGAAATAATCGGTAAACTAGATCGAGTTAGAACAAGTTAA